From Cucumis melo cultivar AY chromosome 1, USDA_Cmelo_AY_1.0, whole genome shotgun sequence, a single genomic window includes:
- the LOC103499836 gene encoding sister chromatid cohesion protein PDS5 homolog D-like isoform X2 — MNLSEKELEEQLKEIGSELLKPPSSIDALLKALDKAECLLTNVEQSPTRSMRDTLLPLMKALISDKLLKHSEEDVKITATSCITEITRITAPDAPYDDEKMKVIFQLTLEAFRKLSNVSGRCYTKALSILDAVAKVRLCLVMLDLECDNLILEMFQSFLKLIRSNHPTAVFSAMEAIMTNVLDESEDISLDLLRLILASVRKENQEAASISWKLAERVMSNCATKVQPYLMGAVHSLGASLDDYAPIVMSICRNGTDNIDAGNHLENEKSEEKGTNSNEPMLVTLTRTPDASIEENPRTDAAAASESLISSGTVAAGNDDILKASKNSQKCSEQSNIAETMIPDNVESMKAEDTLDSVPKKRGRKPNSLMNPDEGYEHYWIGKGRERSRLSNHKKSNDQKTKFSPVSLRIEKVSLPTKVEKVLSGHAAEKQIQSEAEVVKENMTKMEENTQVRSKKPKVGKSSKDKTIAVSPVSPRVESLPTEEEKKSPGHAEEKHIQSEDEVVNENMKKMEEKSWVRSRKSKVGNSRKDEGTKFSSVSSKVKKASLSTEVRKESSAHTEEKRIQVEDEVVNENMEKIVKKAQARSRKSTVGKSSKLKATKFSSVSPRVQKDPSTTEVEKVFSAHTEEKPLQSEDEVVNENMEKMVEEAQASSRKSTVGKSRKDKVTKFSSISPKVQRDTLTTEVEKESSAHAEEKPLQSEDEVVNEHMKMMEEKTQSRSKKSKAGKCKEDKAIHDPRCVISEEKVSVPSDYKEKRSVHLVMKLRVKSTNGDGSVVQKDVIVKSIDTNMDKNIHKPSTCEVKDSRSAKLDGDDSVEETPQAEATRRHAIVEKEVMDISSAGEELVGRRIKVWWPLDRMFYEGVVRSFDPVKKKHQVSYDDGDEEILNLKKQRYELIGADPLLVGGEEKDVPETEASLDIVDCERGKGKTCQNQTRRKRPILQPEGLELQPRGNLTLNLQSQVRKLPIVPCPGSLLSPMNQWTMQGVSIIVQKEMIKSS, encoded by the exons ATGAACTTGTCTGAGAAAGAACTCGAGGAGCAACTTAAGGAGATTGGGAGCGAGCTTCTAAAACCCCCTTCTTCCATTGATGCGCTTCTCAAAGCTCTTGAT AAAGCTGAGTGTCTGTTAACTAATGTGGAGCAATCGCCAACGAGATCTATGCGAGACACACTGCTGCCCTTAATGAAGGCATTAATTTCTGATAAGCTTTTGAAGCATTCAGAAGAGGATGTGAAGATAACAGCAACATCCTGCATTACTGAGATTACAAGAATAACAGCACCAGATGCCCCATATGATGATGAGAAAATGAAG GTGATTTTTCAGTTGACTTTGGAAGCATTTAGAAAGTTGTCAAATGTGTCTGGTCGTTGTTATACGAAGGCTTTATCCATTCTTGATGCTGTTGCAAAAGTCCGTTTGTGCTTGGTGATGCTGGATCTGGAgtgtgataatttgattcttgaAATGTTCCAGAGCTTCCTAAAACTCATTAG GTCCAACCATCCAACTGCTGTTTTTTCAGCCATGGAAGCGATTATGACTAATGTGTTAGATGAAAGTGAAGACATCTCGTTAGATCTTCTCCGGCTTATTTTAGCTAGTGTCAGAAAGGAAAATCAG GAAGCAGCTTCTATTTCATGGAAACTGGCAGAAAGGGTTATGTCCAACTGTGCTACTAAGGTCCAGCCCTATCTTATGGGTGCAGTTCACTCTCTTGGTGCTTCTTTGGATGACTATGCTCCCATAGTTATGTCTATATGCCGAAATGGAACTGATAACATTGATGCTGGGAATCATTTG GAAAATGAAAAGAGCGAAGAGAAGGGAACAAATTCAAATGAGCCAATGCTG GTGACACTGACGCGTACGCCAGATGCAAGCATTGAAGAAAATCCTCGAACTGATGCTGCTGCTGCTTCAGAATCATTGATATCAAGTGGTACAGTTGCAGCGGGGAATGACGACATACTGAAGGCATCTAAAAATTCACAGAAATGTAGTGAACAGTCAAATATTGCAGAAACCATGATACCTGACAATGTAGAATCTATGAAGGCTGAGGACACATTAGACTCTGTACCAAAGAAACGAGGGAGGAAACCCAACTCCTTAATGAATCCAGATGAAGGCTATGAACATTATTGGATTGGAAAAGGACGGGAAAGGTCCAGACTGTCCAATCACAAAAAATCTAATGACCAAAAAACTAAATTTTCTCCTGTAAGCCTAAGAATAGAAAAGGTTTCTTTGCCAACAAAGGTAGAAAAGGTTTTGTCTGGACATGCTGCAGAGAAACAGATACAATCTGAAGCTGAAGTGGTAAAGGAGAACATGACAAAGATGGAAGAAAATACTCAAGTGAGGTCAAAGAAACCTAAAGTTGGTAAGTCAAGCAAGGATAAAACAATTGCAGTTTCTCCTGTAAGTCCAAGAGTGGAATCATTGCCAACAGAGGAAGAAAAGAAGTCTCCTGGACATGCTGAAGAGAAACATATACAATCTGAAGATGAAGTAGTAAACGAGAATAtgaaaaagatggaagaaaaatCTTGGGTGAGGTCAAGGAAATCTAAAGTTGGTAACTCTAGGAAGGATGAAGGCACTAAATTTTCTTCAGTAAGCTCAAAAGTAAAAAAGGCTTCTTTGTCAACAGAGGTACGAAAGGAGTCTTCTGCACATACTGAAGAGAAACGCATACAGGTTGAAGATGAAGTGGTAAATGAGAATATGGAGAAGATAGTAAAGAAAGCTCAGGCAAGGTCAAGGAAATCTACTGTTGGTAAGTCTAGCAAGCTTAAAGCAACTAAATTTTCTTCTGTAAGCCCCAGAGTTCAAAAGGATCCTTCGACAACAGAGGTAGAAAAGGTGTTTTCTGCACATACTGAAGAGAAACCCTTGCAATCGGAAGATGAAGTGGTAAATGAAAATATGGAGAAGATGGTAGAAGAAGCTCAGGCAAGTTCGAGGAAATCTACAGTTGGTAAGTCTAGGAAGGATAAAGTAACTAAattttcttctataagcccaaAAGTGCAAAGGGATACTTTGACAACAGAGGTAGAAAAAGAGTCTTCTGCACATGCTGAAGAGAAACCTTTACAGTCGGAAGACGAAGTGGTAAATGAGCACATGAAAATGATGGAAGAAAAAACTCAGTCAAGGTCAAAGAAATCTAAAGCTGGTAAGTGTAAGGAGGATAAAGCAATCCATGATCCTAGATGTGTTATTTCAGAGGAGAAAGTCTCTGTTCCCTCTGATTACAAAGAAAAACGGTCAGTGCATTTGGTTATGAAGTTGAGAGTGAAGAGCACCAATGGGGATGGGTCAGTAGTCCAAAAAGATGTTATAGTGAAATCCATTGATACCAATATGGATAAGAATATTCATAAACCATCAACCTGTGAG GTAAAGGATTCCAGATCTGCCAAGTTAGATGGTGATGATAGCGTGGAAGAAACTCCACAGGCAGAAGCTACAAGGAGGCATGCCATTGTGGAAAAAGAA GTAATGGACATATCAAGTGCTGGAGAGGAACTGGTTGGTAGGAGAATAAAGGTTTGGTGGCCCCTGGACAGGAT GTTTTATGAAGGCGTTGTTCGTAGTTTTGACCCTGTCAAGAAAAAGCACCAG GTGTCATATGATGATGGCGATGAAGAAATATTAAACCTCAAAAAGCAACGATATGAGCTAATTGGTGCTGATCCTCTGCTAGTTGGG GGTGAGGAGAAGGATGTCCCAGAAACAGAAGCTTCGTTGGATAT AGTAGACTGCgaaagaggaaaaggaaaaacatGTCAGAATCAGACAAGGAGGAAAAGACCGATTCTTCAACCAGAAG GATTAGAGCTTCAACCAAGGGGAAATCTGACATTAAATCTGCAAAGTCAAGTGAGAAAGCTGCCGATAGTTCCATGTCCAGGAAGCCTGCTGTCTCCGATGAATCAATGGACGATGCAGGGAGTGTCGATAATAGTACAAAAGGAAATGATAAAAAGCTCATAG